In Mucilaginibacter celer, one DNA window encodes the following:
- a CDS encoding SusC/RagA family TonB-linked outer membrane protein: MMQPALAQNKVITGKVTDKKDGSPLIGVSVVTAVGAQGGAITATDGSYKISVPASATSLTFTYVGFLNVTVPINGRSSIDVQMSEANRALNEVVVIGYGTQKVKDATGSVATLGSKDFNKGVIATPEQLLQGRIAGVQVTPASGEPGAGATINIRGASSIRSGTSPLYVVDGVPLDNGGTSGGFDSGAGSSSARNPLAFINPADIENISVLKDASASAIYGSRGANGVILITTKKGRKGQGIQFGASTSIANAAKRYDLLDRDAFLKGVASVGSNAGPISAGGVDYGANTDWQKQVFRSAVSQNYNLGFGGGNNTGSYRATVSYDDQQGIIKRSELKRFSARINASQSFLNGRLKFDLQSLFSNVKDRFAPITNNAGFNGSLIGAMIQTNPTIPVYDAQGRYFDINGYENGFPKGNSFRNPVSLLNQIDDTDNIKRYLNNLTMTLKLFEGLSYKGNIGADISRGQRETYYDSKVVGFTDEANIGDFKVPPATGNGRGILVHNKLTNITTEHTLNYDKKWSDNSALTALVGYSYQTFKNFNRGNLAWGTPTPGDFLHDFNQFKNHMPHDFSNRNGLDSSSYKLQSYFARAQYTYKDRYIITGTIRRDGSSRFGENHHYANFPAAAFKWRISQESFGPKGIFDDLSLRLNWGKTGNQDFPSYASKRLRQTNYAGTANSQLNAENPDLKWETQTAYGAGIDFSLFKGRVTGTLDYYNKSQTDILFYQDFAQPAPFPRIWINLPGKVVNTGIELGLNIGVIQQRDFSWDVSYNMTTIKNRVKNFGSRNIITGNIDGQGLSGAYAQFIADGYPLYSFNVPNYKGLDGNGFGIYPQGIDAATPQGSPLPTFLASVTNTFTYKNFTLSFLLNGASGFYIYNNTANAFFYKGNLVSGRNVTKDVAATNENPLNSGEVSTRFLEKGDFMRLSNATLGYTVPLKTKSIKTLRVSLTGQNLFLITGYSGLDPEVNTNKERNGVPSRGIDYTPYPSARTFTLGLNAGF; this comes from the coding sequence ATGATGCAGCCGGCCCTGGCGCAAAATAAAGTGATAACCGGTAAAGTGACCGACAAAAAGGATGGCTCCCCTTTAATAGGAGTATCAGTGGTAACTGCTGTAGGCGCACAAGGTGGGGCTATAACAGCTACCGACGGATCGTACAAAATCTCGGTTCCGGCAAGCGCCACGAGCCTTACGTTTACCTATGTAGGTTTTTTAAATGTAACCGTACCCATCAACGGGCGCTCGTCTATCGACGTGCAAATGTCAGAAGCTAACCGTGCCCTGAACGAAGTTGTGGTAATTGGTTACGGTACGCAAAAGGTTAAGGATGCAACCGGTTCGGTAGCTACCTTAGGTTCAAAGGATTTTAACAAAGGTGTTATTGCCACTCCCGAGCAATTGTTACAAGGCCGTATAGCTGGTGTTCAGGTAACCCCGGCAAGCGGTGAGCCCGGTGCTGGTGCTACCATTAACATCCGTGGTGCAAGCTCAATCAGATCGGGTACCAGTCCGCTATATGTAGTGGATGGTGTGCCTTTGGATAATGGCGGTACTTCGGGCGGTTTTGATAGCGGCGCAGGTAGTTCATCGGCCCGTAACCCATTGGCCTTTATCAACCCTGCGGATATCGAAAACATTTCGGTTTTGAAAGACGCTTCGGCATCTGCAATCTACGGTTCGCGTGGTGCCAATGGTGTAATCCTCATCACCACTAAAAAAGGCAGAAAAGGGCAGGGTATCCAGTTTGGCGCAAGCACCAGTATTGCCAATGCAGCAAAAAGGTACGACTTGCTTGACCGTGATGCTTTCTTAAAAGGCGTAGCCAGTGTAGGTTCAAACGCAGGCCCTATTTCGGCAGGCGGCGTTGATTACGGTGCCAATACCGATTGGCAAAAACAAGTGTTTCGCAGCGCTGTATCGCAAAACTATAACTTGGGCTTTGGCGGCGGTAACAATACCGGCAGCTATAGGGCAACCGTATCGTACGACGATCAGCAGGGTATCATTAAAAGGAGCGAGTTGAAACGCTTCTCGGCCCGTATCAATGCTTCGCAATCGTTTTTAAACGGTCGTTTAAAATTCGATTTGCAATCATTATTCTCTAACGTAAAAGACAGGTTTGCTCCAATTACAAACAACGCCGGTTTTAACGGTAGTTTGATTGGTGCCATGATTCAAACCAACCCAACCATCCCGGTATATGATGCGCAGGGCAGATACTTTGATATTAATGGTTATGAAAACGGCTTCCCTAAAGGTAACAGCTTCCGTAACCCGGTTTCGTTACTTAACCAGATAGACGATACTGATAATATCAAACGCTACCTGAACAACTTAACCATGACCTTAAAGCTGTTTGAAGGCTTATCATACAAAGGCAATATCGGTGCAGACATCTCGAGGGGACAAAGGGAAACCTATTACGACTCGAAAGTTGTAGGTTTTACCGATGAAGCCAATATCGGCGATTTTAAGGTGCCGCCTGCAACAGGCAACGGCCGTGGTATTTTGGTACATAATAAGCTTACCAATATCACTACCGAGCATACTTTAAACTATGACAAAAAATGGAGTGATAACAGCGCTTTAACAGCCCTGGTAGGTTATTCATACCAAACTTTCAAAAACTTTAACAGGGGTAACCTGGCATGGGGTACACCAACTCCCGGCGACTTTTTGCATGATTTTAACCAGTTTAAAAATCACATGCCGCATGATTTTAGTAACCGTAACGGTTTGGATAGTAGCAGCTACAAACTGCAGTCGTATTTTGCACGTGCACAGTACACCTACAAAGACCGCTATATTATCACCGGTACTATCAGGAGAGACGGTTCATCGCGTTTTGGTGAAAACCACCACTACGCAAACTTCCCGGCAGCAGCGTTTAAATGGCGCATCAGCCAGGAAAGCTTTGGCCCTAAAGGCATATTTGATGATTTAAGTCTGCGTTTAAACTGGGGTAAAACCGGTAACCAGGATTTCCCTTCTTACGCTTCAAAAAGGCTTAGGCAAACCAATTATGCCGGTACTGCAAACTCGCAGTTAAACGCCGAAAATCCTGATTTGAAATGGGAAACACAAACCGCCTACGGTGCAGGTATCGATTTCTCGTTATTTAAAGGCCGCGTAACCGGTACTTTAGATTACTACAACAAATCGCAAACAGACATCCTGTTTTACCAGGATTTTGCGCAGCCGGCTCCGTTCCCACGCATCTGGATCAACCTGCCGGGCAAAGTGGTTAACACAGGTATTGAGTTAGGCTTAAATATTGGCGTGATACAACAGAGAGACTTTAGCTGGGATGTATCATATAATATGACCACCATTAAAAACCGTGTTAAAAACTTTGGCAGCCGTAACATCATAACCGGTAATATTGACGGCCAGGGTTTATCAGGTGCTTATGCCCAGTTTATTGCTGATGGTTATCCGCTTTACTCGTTCAACGTACCTAACTATAAAGGTTTGGATGGAAACGGTTTCGGTATCTATCCGCAAGGTATTGACGCCGCTACTCCGCAGGGCAGTCCGCTTCCTACCTTTTTGGCCAGCGTAACCAATACTTTTACCTATAAAAACTTTACCTTAAGCTTCCTGTTAAACGGCGCAAGCGGTTTTTATATCTATAACAATACAGCCAACGCATTTTTCTACAAAGGTAACCTCGTTAGCGGTCGTAACGTAACCAAGGATGTTGCTGCAACCAACGAAAATCCGCTTAACTCGGGCGAGGTATCAACCCGCTTCCTTGAAAAAGGCGATTTTATGCGCTTAAGCAACGCTACATTAGGTTATACCGTACCACTTAAAACTAAATCTATTAAAACTTTACGCGTATCGTTAACCGGCCAAAATTTATTCCTGATAACCGGCTACAGCGGCCTCGATCCGGAAGTAAATACCAACAAGGAAAGAAATGGTGTTCCTTCACGCGGTATCGATTATACACCTTATCCAAGTGCACGCACATTTACTTTAGGTTTAAATGCAGGTTTTTAA
- a CDS encoding RagB/SusD family nutrient uptake outer membrane protein translates to MKRKASIAAISGIIMLTAASCAKLNETPYGSVYVDSGGAASSSDLNGVYSQLFGQTDQANTYALQEHPTDEMMGPTRGTDWGDFGTWRKLHTHTWTPSHNQVSDTWDQLNIGVYRASQVIQRATDNKIKAEASFLRAYFMFQVVDLYGQAPYRDPSAPNSALPIVYNRADATAFIIKDLEFAEANLTTSANIGVASKAAADALLAKVYLNKAVYTAASVGGPFTFAKADMDKVIEYANKVTAAGYTLEPAGKYFQDFAWDNTEQSHGNIFGIYNTPTNVPASAKNRWKMGLHYNQTPDGWNGFTTLADFYKSFEATDERRGVDYPGLTDKVGLRAGFAVGQQYGPGHVALKQRGGQPLVFTENVNLNFSTEAQGIRVFKYFPHPNADGTVPDNGEDNDYVILRYADVLLEKAEAILRGGTDPSGQTALLIVNQVRVPRGASALTSVDLTALLAERGRELYWEGWRRNDLIRFEKFNDPVDQRPAKTDKTKTVYPIPQRAVDTNPNLKQNAGY, encoded by the coding sequence ATGAAAAGAAAAGCATCAATAGCTGCGATAAGTGGGATAATTATGTTAACCGCTGCAAGCTGTGCAAAATTAAATGAAACACCTTATGGTTCGGTATATGTAGATAGCGGAGGTGCAGCATCATCATCAGATTTGAATGGTGTGTACTCGCAATTATTCGGACAAACCGACCAGGCAAATACTTACGCTTTACAGGAGCATCCAACAGACGAAATGATGGGCCCAACCCGCGGTACCGACTGGGGCGATTTTGGTACCTGGCGTAAATTACACACCCACACCTGGACACCATCGCACAATCAGGTAAGCGATACCTGGGATCAGCTGAACATTGGTGTATACCGTGCCAGCCAGGTTATTCAACGTGCTACCGATAACAAAATTAAAGCAGAAGCAAGCTTTTTAAGGGCCTACTTCATGTTCCAGGTGGTTGACTTGTATGGCCAGGCTCCGTATCGTGATCCATCGGCACCAAACTCGGCTTTGCCTATTGTTTATAACCGTGCAGACGCTACTGCCTTTATTATCAAGGATCTGGAGTTTGCAGAAGCTAATCTTACCACCTCAGCTAATATCGGTGTTGCAAGCAAAGCAGCAGCCGATGCCCTGCTGGCCAAAGTGTACCTGAACAAAGCTGTGTACACTGCTGCATCAGTTGGCGGTCCGTTTACATTTGCCAAAGCAGATATGGATAAGGTAATTGAGTATGCAAACAAAGTTACTGCTGCCGGTTATACCTTAGAGCCTGCCGGTAAATACTTCCAGGATTTTGCATGGGATAATACCGAACAATCGCACGGCAATATCTTCGGTATTTACAACACGCCTACAAACGTACCGGCATCAGCCAAAAACCGTTGGAAAATGGGCCTGCACTACAACCAGACTCCTGATGGATGGAACGGTTTCACCACTTTGGCCGATTTCTACAAATCATTTGAAGCAACCGACGAACGCCGTGGTGTTGACTACCCTGGTTTAACTGATAAGGTTGGTTTACGCGCAGGTTTTGCTGTTGGCCAGCAATATGGCCCGGGTCACGTAGCCTTGAAACAAAGGGGTGGCCAGCCGCTGGTATTTACCGAGAACGTGAACCTCAACTTCTCTACAGAGGCACAGGGTATCAGGGTATTTAAATATTTCCCTCACCCAAATGCCGATGGAACCGTACCAGATAACGGGGAAGATAACGACTATGTAATTTTACGTTATGCCGACGTGTTGCTTGAAAAAGCAGAAGCCATTTTACGTGGCGGTACCGATCCAAGTGGCCAAACAGCTTTACTAATTGTTAACCAGGTACGTGTGCCTCGCGGTGCATCGGCTTTAACCTCGGTTGATTTAACTGCATTGCTTGCCGAACGCGGCCGTGAGTTGTATTGGGAAGGCTGGAGAAGGAATGACCTGATCCGTTTTGAGAAATTTAATGATCCGGTTGATCAGCGTCCGGCTAAAACAGATAAAACCAAAACTGTTTATCCTATCCCTCAACGCGCGGTTGATACCAACCCTAACTTGAAACAAAACGCAGGTTATTAA
- a CDS encoding VCBS repeat-containing protein has translation MLPKIPRLLFFAVLVILCSCKGGNKQTLFSLQDNEAIGINFVNQLNDQDRTNVFTFRNYYNGGGVAIGDVNNDGLNDVYLTSNMGGNQLYINKGNWKFENITDKAGVKGTKYWSTGATMVDINGDGWLDIYVCHSGNARGKEKGNELFINQHDGTFKEEAEKYGLVDNGLSTQAIFFDYDNDGDLDCFVLNNSFRPIESFDFSKNLRAVVDELGGARLYRNDGGHFTNVTKEAGIYSSDIGFGLGVSVADINQDGYPDIYVSNDFFERDYLYINQKNGTFKEDIQNLTGHLSLASMGSDIADINNDGRYDIFTTEMLPEGDKRLKKMTSFESYDVIKAKQRDGYYNQYMQNCLQVGNADGTFSETAFYSGVAATDWSWGALMFDMDNDGWKDIFVSNGIYKDLTDQDYIEFLGNRDNMAKIAEGRKKFDYKDFTDKMVSTPLSNYAYLNNRNLTFTNKSADFGLDKPAFSNGSSYADLDNDGDNDLVVNNENSPVYVYKSNADKNGNHHIQVKLKGAGLNTFGIGTTLKVFMKGSAVLYYNQPTRGFQSCTSPNLLTLGMGKHTMADSVQVIWPGGNYQLIKNVKADSVYTYQQADAHLKYNWAKPAVKTMFADVTKAIFDSIPKHKEDDFIDFDNERLMLQMLSTENPYMATADVNGDGLTDFYFGSSKNGFAAIYIQQKDGRFRQTIPKDFEKQEYIENAGAVFGDFDGDGDLDLIIGVGGNADEAETAIYNPRFFVNDGKGNFTRDAGRALNAPVNTSVIVSADYDGDGKPDLFVGGRSVPGLYGCSPKSYVFHNDGNGHFTDVSKQVLGADTKLGMVTAAVWADLDKNGSPDLIVAGNWMGIRIFKNNKGRFTEDKQLNNYKGWWSSLAIADVDGDGSLDLIGGNIGLNSKFRASFDQPMEVHVKDFDNNGTKECVTSMYKSDGVNYVFHMKPDLVGQMPILKKRFLRYIDYAGKPFNEVFTDEMLEGAETHQMNFLASAVFLNKGGKFTCKPLPADAQLSTVNTILCDDMNHTGNPNIILGGNFYGFKPEVGRLDASHGLVYQYTKNGFVYLPTALTGLNLNGQVRSSAIIKNSKGSKYYLFGINDQPLKAYELR, from the coding sequence ATGCTTCCAAAAATACCCCGGTTACTTTTTTTTGCCGTGCTGGTTATCTTATGCTCATGCAAAGGGGGAAATAAGCAAACCTTATTCAGCCTGCAGGATAACGAAGCGATAGGTATCAATTTCGTCAATCAGTTAAACGATCAGGATCGTACCAATGTGTTTACCTTTCGTAACTATTATAACGGCGGTGGCGTGGCCATTGGCGATGTAAACAACGATGGTTTAAATGATGTTTACCTCACCTCTAACATGGGCGGTAACCAGTTGTACATTAACAAAGGCAATTGGAAATTTGAAAATATTACCGACAAGGCAGGGGTAAAGGGAACCAAGTACTGGAGTACCGGCGCCACCATGGTTGATATTAACGGCGATGGCTGGCTGGATATTTATGTTTGCCACAGCGGCAATGCCCGCGGTAAAGAAAAGGGAAATGAATTGTTCATCAATCAGCACGATGGCACGTTTAAGGAAGAAGCTGAAAAATATGGGCTGGTAGACAATGGATTATCAACCCAGGCCATATTTTTTGACTATGATAACGACGGAGACCTGGATTGCTTTGTGCTCAATAATTCTTTCAGGCCGATAGAATCGTTCGATTTCAGTAAAAACCTGCGTGCCGTTGTTGATGAACTGGGCGGCGCACGTTTATACCGTAACGATGGCGGGCATTTTACCAATGTAACTAAAGAGGCAGGCATTTATTCGAGCGATATCGGTTTCGGTCTTGGTGTATCGGTTGCTGATATTAACCAGGACGGCTACCCGGATATCTATGTTTCCAACGATTTTTTTGAACGCGATTATCTCTACATCAATCAAAAAAACGGAACTTTTAAAGAAGACATTCAAAACTTAACCGGCCACCTGAGCCTGGCATCGATGGGATCGGACATTGCCGATATCAATAACGACGGGCGGTATGATATTTTCACAACAGAGATGCTGCCCGAAGGAGATAAGCGCCTGAAAAAGATGACTTCCTTCGAATCGTACGATGTAATTAAGGCTAAGCAGCGCGATGGCTATTACAACCAATACATGCAAAACTGCCTGCAGGTGGGTAATGCCGATGGCACATTTTCCGAAACAGCCTTTTACTCGGGCGTGGCCGCTACCGATTGGAGCTGGGGCGCGCTAATGTTTGATATGGATAACGATGGGTGGAAGGATATTTTTGTATCCAACGGTATTTACAAAGATCTCACCGATCAGGATTATATTGAGTTTTTGGGCAACCGGGATAACATGGCCAAAATTGCCGAAGGACGTAAGAAGTTTGACTACAAGGATTTTACCGATAAGATGGTTTCTACGCCATTATCAAATTATGCCTACCTCAATAACCGCAATCTCACTTTTACCAATAAATCGGCCGATTTTGGGTTGGATAAACCAGCTTTCAGCAACGGCTCATCCTACGCCGACCTGGATAACGACGGCGATAACGATCTGGTGGTAAATAACGAAAACTCGCCGGTTTATGTGTATAAAAGTAATGCCGATAAAAACGGCAATCACCATATCCAGGTTAAACTGAAAGGAGCAGGGCTTAACACTTTTGGCATCGGCACCACCCTGAAAGTATTTATGAAGGGTAGCGCTGTGCTTTATTATAATCAACCTACGCGCGGGTTTCAAAGCTGCACGTCGCCTAATTTACTAACCCTGGGTATGGGCAAACACACCATGGCCGATTCGGTGCAGGTGATTTGGCCCGGAGGCAACTATCAGCTTATAAAAAATGTTAAAGCAGATAGCGTTTATACCTACCAACAGGCCGATGCTCATTTAAAATACAACTGGGCAAAACCCGCTGTTAAAACCATGTTTGCCGATGTTACCAAAGCTATATTTGATAGCATTCCCAAACATAAGGAAGACGATTTTATTGATTTTGATAATGAGCGCCTGATGTTGCAAATGCTCTCGACAGAAAACCCCTATATGGCAACTGCCGATGTTAATGGAGATGGCTTGACAGATTTTTACTTCGGCAGCTCAAAAAACGGCTTTGCAGCTATCTACATACAACAAAAGGATGGCCGGTTCAGGCAAACTATTCCTAAAGATTTTGAAAAGCAGGAGTACATTGAAAATGCCGGCGCAGTTTTTGGCGATTTTGATGGCGATGGCGACCTGGATTTAATTATTGGCGTTGGCGGTAATGCCGACGAGGCCGAAACAGCAATTTATAACCCCCGTTTTTTTGTTAACGACGGCAAAGGCAATTTTACACGCGATGCCGGCCGGGCTTTAAATGCCCCGGTTAACACCTCGGTAATTGTATCGGCCGATTATGACGGCGATGGTAAGCCCGATCTTTTTGTTGGCGGCAGAAGCGTACCGGGTTTGTATGGCTGCTCGCCAAAATCGTACGTGTTTCATAATGATGGCAACGGGCATTTTACCGATGTATCCAAACAGGTTTTAGGTGCCGATACCAAACTGGGTATGGTAACAGCCGCCGTATGGGCCGATCTGGACAAAAACGGTTCGCCCGATTTGATTGTGGCCGGCAACTGGATGGGCATCAGGATTTTTAAAAATAATAAAGGCCGTTTTACCGAAGATAAACAGCTAAACAATTACAAAGGCTGGTGGAGCAGCCTCGCGATTGCCGATGTTGATGGCGATGGCAGCTTGGATCTTATTGGCGGTAACATTGGCCTTAACTCCAAGTTCAGGGCCTCTTTCGATCAGCCGATGGAAGTTCATGTAAAGGATTTTGATAATAACGGCACCAAAGAGTGTGTTACATCCATGTATAAAAGTGATGGTGTGAACTATGTTTTCCACATGAAGCCCGATTTGGTAGGGCAGATGCCGATATTGAAAAAACGTTTCCTGAGATACATTGACTATGCCGGCAAGCCTTTTAATGAGGTATTTACCGATGAGATGCTGGAAGGTGCCGAAACCCACCAGATGAATTTTTTAGCTTCGGCGGTGTTTTTAAACAAGGGCGGCAAGTTTACCTGTAAACCTTTGCCCGCTGATGCCCAGCTATCTACGGTAAACACCATTTTGTGCGATGATATGAATCATACAGGTAATCCGAACATAATATTGGGCGGTAACTTTTATGGTTTCAAACCCGAAGTTGGGCGCTTAGATGCCAGCCATGGTTTGGTTTACCAGTACACCAAAAACGGATTTGTGTATTTGCCCACTGCGTTAACCGGTTTAAATTTAAACGGCCAGGTACGCTCATCGGCAATTATAAAAAACAGCAAGGGCAGTAAATATTACCTGTTTGGTATTAACGACCAACCGCTTAAAGCTTATGAACTACGCTAA
- a CDS encoding FG-GAP repeat domain-containing protein: MNYANTPLMPLKKILLYSFLLLVGFACLLSCKHKKEGEGVFKLLPANETGVGFINKNVVSDSVNILDYLYFYNGAGVASADFNNDGLPDLYFVSNQGDNKLYLNKGGMKFEDITAKAGVAGTGNWKTGVTIVDINGDGLKDIYLSVVSGYKTFKGKNQLFINNGDLTFTESAAKYGLDFAGLSTQASFFDYDKDGDLDMFLLTSSVHSNDTYGDSTQRFKYSHDAGDHLFRNDNGHFTDVTAGSGIYSAPIGYGLGLSIGDLNNDGWDDIYVSNDFFEQDYYYINQHNGTFKEQLKSAFGHTSLFSMGNAISDINKDGHLDVLTTDMLPEEMKVLRSTINDEPLDIYNQEVNAGYYYQYSKNCLQLNVGNGSKFVDLSLYSNVSATDWTWSPLVQDFDMDGKKDMFFSNGIKRRLNDMDYLKYLGDPQVMQAYKENRVFDKDKINKMPEGGVHNYFYRGDDKLKFTDVSLGNDMQNASISAGSVAVDLDNDGDLDIVTNNMDEPAYIYQNTTTESHKDAKPLYLKYNVKYNKENRDGIGTKLFLKSADHIDHQEIQTSSAYESNLSNDLLFTFGPGDKPEQLLVVWPDNSYQVIQDFMPGEKITLSYNRQSVDSAKRVSQVIADFINNRQQFTSQSVQTKVLAGVKTFDTPDFNYYSLLPHTYLQHTPGVAVTDANGDGADDIYVGGIAGEEKYLLAGDKSGGFKKINVPAFDRDKELGDEQAAWADVNKDGKPDLIVITANHPFTEPEKLAQPRLYINKGNFQFEFQPLPKLNYQASKITMFDFNGDGLNDILFTSAVPFRDYTAVTPSAILINKGNGRFEMSTDKSYDEIRNLSYVTDISVTDADGNGKPDLLIAAEWQPICLFLNDGKTLKRFVSPVLDKEKGWWQSALITDIDGDGKADLVAGNWGQNNKYNVTTNTPLYAYNNDLDKDGKNDLILSYSYKGLYYPFRPKNDLEQELPYIKKEWLSYQKMADKTTDEVFKGKLDESKRLEANQFSSIFVSDVLHATTVTELPYLYQQAPIRSIIKNSNGQIILNGNFWGVVPYEGKYDALGIVSLGYDKKQKQFKASNYFVNSAFNGQELTYLAPIKNGKPGSCVVVTYDGRILLVSL, from the coding sequence ATGAACTACGCTAATACTCCTTTAATGCCGCTTAAAAAGATCTTGCTATATAGCTTTTTGCTTCTTGTTGGCTTTGCCTGCCTGTTATCGTGCAAACATAAAAAAGAGGGCGAAGGGGTATTTAAGTTGCTGCCCGCCAATGAAACAGGAGTAGGGTTCATCAACAAAAACGTAGTTTCTGATTCGGTCAACATTTTAGATTACCTGTATTTTTATAACGGGGCCGGCGTAGCATCGGCCGATTTTAATAACGATGGCCTGCCCGATCTGTATTTTGTATCCAACCAGGGCGATAACAAACTTTACCTGAATAAAGGCGGGATGAAGTTTGAGGATATTACTGCCAAAGCAGGTGTTGCCGGCACCGGCAATTGGAAAACCGGCGTAACCATAGTTGATATTAATGGCGACGGCTTAAAAGATATTTACCTGAGCGTGGTATCCGGATATAAAACTTTTAAAGGCAAAAACCAGCTTTTTATTAATAACGGTGATTTAACTTTTACCGAAAGTGCGGCTAAATATGGGCTTGATTTTGCAGGCCTATCCACCCAGGCTTCATTTTTTGATTATGATAAGGATGGCGACCTTGATATGTTCCTGCTTACCTCATCGGTGCACAGCAATGATACCTACGGCGATTCGACCCAGCGGTTTAAGTACAGTCATGATGCCGGCGACCACCTCTTCAGAAATGATAATGGGCATTTTACTGATGTTACCGCCGGTTCGGGCATTTATTCGGCACCTATTGGGTATGGTTTGGGCCTGAGCATTGGCGATTTAAACAACGACGGCTGGGACGATATTTATGTAAGCAACGATTTTTTTGAGCAGGATTACTACTATATCAACCAGCACAACGGCACTTTTAAAGAGCAGTTAAAAAGCGCTTTTGGGCATACCAGCCTGTTTTCGATGGGTAATGCCATCAGCGATATCAATAAAGACGGGCACCTTGACGTGCTCACTACCGATATGTTGCCCGAAGAAATGAAGGTGCTGCGATCAACCATTAATGATGAGCCGTTGGACATTTACAACCAGGAGGTTAACGCCGGTTATTACTACCAGTACTCAAAAAATTGCCTGCAACTGAATGTGGGTAACGGCAGTAAGTTTGTTGATTTGAGTTTATACAGCAACGTATCAGCGACCGACTGGACCTGGAGCCCTTTGGTGCAGGATTTTGATATGGATGGAAAAAAAGATATGTTTTTTAGCAACGGCATTAAACGCCGGCTAAATGACATGGACTACCTGAAATACCTTGGCGACCCACAGGTGATGCAGGCTTATAAGGAGAACCGTGTTTTTGATAAGGATAAGATTAACAAAATGCCCGAAGGCGGCGTGCATAACTATTTTTATCGTGGTGATGATAAGCTGAAGTTTACCGATGTATCGTTGGGTAATGATATGCAAAATGCCTCAATTTCGGCAGGTTCGGTAGCTGTTGACCTGGATAACGATGGTGATCTGGATATTGTTACCAATAATATGGACGAGCCCGCATATATCTACCAAAATACCACCACCGAAAGCCATAAAGATGCTAAGCCACTGTATCTGAAATATAACGTAAAATATAACAAGGAAAACAGGGACGGTATCGGCACAAAGTTATTCCTGAAATCGGCAGATCATATCGATCACCAGGAAATACAAACCAGCAGCGCTTACGAAAGTAATTTAAGCAACGATTTACTATTCACCTTTGGGCCGGGCGATAAGCCGGAACAGCTTTTGGTAGTTTGGCCCGATAACAGTTACCAGGTGATACAGGACTTTATGCCCGGCGAGAAGATCACCCTCAGTTATAACAGGCAATCTGTTGATAGCGCCAAACGGGTTTCGCAGGTTATTGCGGATTTTATTAATAACCGGCAGCAGTTTACAAGCCAATCGGTACAAACCAAAGTTTTAGCCGGGGTAAAAACTTTTGATACGCCCGATTTTAATTATTACTCATTATTGCCGCATACCTATCTGCAGCATACGCCGGGTGTAGCCGTAACCGACGCCAATGGAGATGGGGCAGATGATATTTACGTAGGAGGGATAGCCGGCGAAGAAAAATACCTGCTTGCCGGTGATAAATCGGGCGGTTTCAAAAAGATTAATGTACCTGCTTTTGATCGTGATAAAGAATTGGGCGATGAACAGGCCGCTTGGGCTGATGTTAACAAGGATGGTAAACCCGATTTGATTGTAATTACCGCAAATCATCCGTTTACAGAGCCTGAAAAGTTGGCGCAACCACGCTTGTACATTAATAAAGGTAACTTTCAGTTTGAATTTCAACCGCTTCCGAAGTTAAATTATCAGGCTTCAAAGATTACGATGTTTGATTTTAATGGCGATGGTTTAAATGATATATTGTTTACAAGCGCGGTACCATTCAGGGATTATACGGCGGTAACGCCATCTGCCATATTGATAAATAAAGGCAATGGCAGGTTTGAAATGAGCACCGATAAAAGTTACGACGAAATACGTAATTTATCTTATGTTACCGACATTTCGGTTACAGATGCCGATGGTAACGGTAAGCCCGATTTGCTGATCGCCGCCGAATGGCAGCCAATTTGCCTGTTTTTGAACGATGGTAAAACACTGAAGCGTTTTGTATCGCCGGTATTGGATAAAGAAAAGGGCTGGTGGCAATCGGCACTGATTACCGATATTGACGGAGATGGCAAGGCTGATTTAGTAGCCGGTAACTGGGGGCAAAACAACAAATACAACGTTACCACCAATACGCCGCTTTATGCCTACAACAACGATCTGGACAAGGACGGCAAAAACGACCTGATCCTGTCGTACAGTTATAAAGGTTTATACTACCCCTTCCGGCCAAAAAACGACCTGGAGCAGGAGCTGCCCTACATCAAAAAAGAATGGCTCAGCTATCAAAAAATGGCTGATAAAACTACCGACGAAGTTTTTAAAGGCAAGCTGGATGAGAGTAAACGGCTTGAAGCCAACCAGTTTAGCAGTATTTTTGTAAGCGATGTTTTGCATGCCACTACCGTAACCGAATTGCCGTACCTGTACCAACAGGCACCCATCCGCTCGATAATAAAAAACAGCAACGGCCAAATTATTTTGAATGGCAACTTTTGGGGTGTTGTGCCTTACGAGGGTAAATATGATGCGCTTGGTATAGTATCATTAGGATATGATAAAAAACAGAAGCAATTTAAAGCGTCGAACTATTTTGTAAATTCAGCATTTAACGGGCAGGAGTTAACGTACTTGGCTCCAATAAAAAATGGTAAGCCGGGTAGTTGTGTAGTAGTTACTTACGATGGGCGGATATTGCTTGTAAGCCTGTGA